TGCAGCGCTTGGCGACCTGCTGAGCTACGCCAGCCCCGCCCCCTTGGTGCCCGGCACGCTGGTGCGGGTGCCGCTGGGCCGGCGCGAGGTGCTGGGCGTGGTCTGGAACGAGCCAAGCGCGCTGGACGGCGCCGAGCCCGACATGGCGCTCAAGCCGGTGGGCGCCGCGCTGGACGCGCTGGCCCCGCTCGGCGACGCCTGGCGCGACCTCGTGGCCTTTGCCGCGCGCTACTACCAGCGCTCGATCGGCGAAATCGCCCTGGCCGCCCTGCCGCCGCAGCTGCGCGACCTGAGCGGCACGCAACTGGCGCGCCGGCTCAAGCGCAAGACGACGACGGGGCCGGTGGCCGAGACGGCCGAAGCCGCCCACCCGGTGGCCCTGAGCGCAGAGCAGACCGCCGCGCTGGACCGCATCGAGGCTGAAGCCGGCACCTTCCTGCTGGTCGGGAGCACCGGCAGCGGCAAGACCGAGGTCTACCTGCGCTGCGTGGCCGACCTGCTCGCGGGCGACCCTGGCGCGCAGGCGCTGGTGATGGTGCCCGAGATCAACCTGACGCCGCAGCTCGAAGCCCGCTTCAAGGCGCGCTTCGGCGACGATGCGGTGGTGTCGCTGCACAGCGGCATGACCAACCCGCAGCGGCTCGCGAGCTGGCTCGCGGCGCACAGCGGCGCCGCGCGCATCGTGCTGGGCACGCGCATGGCGGTGTTCGCCTCGATGCCGGGCCTGAAGCTCGTGGTGGTCGACGAGGAGCACGACCCCAGCTACAAGCAGCAGGAAGGCGCGCGGTATTCGGCGCGCGATCTCGCCGTCTGGCGCGGCCAGCGCGAGGGCGCGAAGGTCATCCTCGGCTCGGCGACGCCCTCGCTCGAAAGCTGGCACCAGAGCCGCCCCGCCCAGGGCGAAGACCCGGGCGGGCGTTACCTGCGGCTGGCCATGCCTTCACGCATCGGCGCCGGCGAACTGCCCACGGTGCGGCTGGTCGACATGAACCTGCAGCCGCCCAAGACCGTGCTCTCGGGCGCGCTGCTCGAGGCCATCGGCCAGCGCATTGCGCGCGGCGAGCAGAGCATGGTGTTCCTGAACCGCCGCGGCTATGCGCCGGTGCTGGCCTGCGCCGACTGCGGCTGGAAAAGCGAATGCCCGCACTGCAGCGCCTACCGCGTGTTCCACAAGATCGACCGCACGCTGCGCTGCCACCACTGCGGCTTCACCGAACGCGTGCCGCGCGCCTGCCCGTCCTGCGGCAACCCCGACATCGCGCCCGTGGGCCGCGGCACCGAAAGGCTCGAAGAACACCTCGCGGAACTGTTCGCCGCCGTGACGCGGCCCGACGGCAGCGCAGTTCGCATCGCGCGCATCGACGCCGACAGCACCAGGAAGCAGGGCGCGCTCGAATCGCAGCTCGCGGCCGTGCATGCGGGCGAGGTGGACGTGCTGGTGGGCACGCAGATGATTGCCAAGGGGCACGACTTCCGGCGCATCACGCTGGTGGCGGCGGTGAACCCCGACGGCGCGCTGTTCTCCAGCGACTTCCGCGCGCCCGAGCGCCTATTCAGCCTGCTGATGCAGTCGGCCGGCCGCGCGGGCCGCGACGCCGCCTACCTGGCGGCGCAGGGCGCCACGGCCGAGATGTGGATCCAGACGCACCATGCGCAGCATCCGCTTTTTTCTGCGCTGCGAAAGCACGACTACACGGCCTTCGCGCGGCAGCAACTCGAAGAACGCGCCGCCGCCGGCATGCCGCCCTTTGCATTTCAGGCGCTGCTGCGTGCCGACGCGCGCACGCAGGAAGCCGCGCAGGCTTTCCTGAACGCGGCAAGTGCGGCCGCCGATGCGCTTGAAGGTGCCGACCGGGTGGTGCGCTATCCCGCGGTGCCGCTTGCGATCCAGCGCGTTGCCAACGTGGAAAGAGCGCAAATGCTGATCGAAAGCCCCTCGCGCGCCGCGCTGCAGCGCCTGCTGGCGCAGTGGCAGCCGCTGCTGCACGCGCTGCGGCGCACGCCGGAAGGCAAGGGCGTGATCCGCTGGCTGGTCGACGTCGATCCGCACAGCATCTAGGGGCGGCCTTCTCCCCGGGGCCGCGCGCTTGCGGCGGTCAGTGCAGGCCCGCAGGCTCCTTGCCGACGTCGACGTAGCGCAATTCGGTGCTGC
This genomic window from Variovorax paradoxus contains:
- a CDS encoding primosomal protein N', with the protein product MPAATGWRLDIAVQTPAHAALGDLLSYASPAPLVPGTLVRVPLGRREVLGVVWNEPSALDGAEPDMALKPVGAALDALAPLGDAWRDLVAFAARYYQRSIGEIALAALPPQLRDLSGTQLARRLKRKTTTGPVAETAEAAHPVALSAEQTAALDRIEAEAGTFLLVGSTGSGKTEVYLRCVADLLAGDPGAQALVMVPEINLTPQLEARFKARFGDDAVVSLHSGMTNPQRLASWLAAHSGAARIVLGTRMAVFASMPGLKLVVVDEEHDPSYKQQEGARYSARDLAVWRGQREGAKVILGSATPSLESWHQSRPAQGEDPGGRYLRLAMPSRIGAGELPTVRLVDMNLQPPKTVLSGALLEAIGQRIARGEQSMVFLNRRGYAPVLACADCGWKSECPHCSAYRVFHKIDRTLRCHHCGFTERVPRACPSCGNPDIAPVGRGTERLEEHLAELFAAVTRPDGSAVRIARIDADSTRKQGALESQLAAVHAGEVDVLVGTQMIAKGHDFRRITLVAAVNPDGALFSSDFRAPERLFSLLMQSAGRAGRDAAYLAAQGATAEMWIQTHHAQHPLFSALRKHDYTAFARQQLEERAAAGMPPFAFQALLRADARTQEAAQAFLNAASAAADALEGADRVVRYPAVPLAIQRVANVERAQMLIESPSRAALQRLLAQWQPLLHALRRTPEGKGVIRWLVDVDPHSI